A region of Tigriopus californicus strain San Diego chromosome 7, Tcal_SD_v2.1, whole genome shotgun sequence DNA encodes the following proteins:
- the LOC131883599 gene encoding uncharacterized protein LOC131883599 produces MKAFVAILSVLALAAADQSSHQTIKHGNAPAVHSSIHKPHGGSHAHVVSQPSAQPNEVNQAYNEEKYTAAAHAPSHEVRTPAYHTPVYHTAPAYKPAPYHPAPAYKPAPYRPAPAYKPAPYHPAPSYKPAPHHPAPSYKPAPYHPAPAHGHGDEYETAPVYQYGYAVADDYSGANFAQNENRDNYATNGEYRVALPDGRTQIVSYNVADAYSGYVADVRYEGEAKYEPYHPSPKPAYHPAPAYQA; encoded by the exons ATGAAG GCTTTCGTCGCTATCCTCTCTGTTTTGGCTTTGGCCGCCGCTGACCAATCCagccatcaaaccatcaaGCACGGCAATGCTCCGGCTGTCCACTCCTCCATCCACAAGCCCCATGGTGGCTCTCATGCCCATGTGGTGAGCCAACCCTCCGCTCAACCCAACGAGGTCAACCAAGCCTACAACGAGGAGAAGTACACCGCCGCTGCCCACGCTCCCAGCCACGAGGTCCGCACCCCTGCTTACCACACCCCTGTCTACCACACAGCCCCCGCTTACAAGCCAGCTCCCTATCACCCTGCTCCCGCTTACAAGCCCGCCCCCTATCGCCCTGCTCCCGCCTACAAGCCCGCTCCTTACCACCCTGCCCCCTcttacaagcccgcccctCACCACCCTGCCCCTTcttacaagcccgcccctTACCACCCCGCTCCCGCTCATGGTCATGGTGATGAGTATGAAACCGCCCCCGTCTACCAATACGGTTATGCTGTGGCTGATGACTATTCCGGTGCCAACTTTGCCCAAAACGAGAACCGTGACAACTATGCCACCAACGGCGAGTACCGTGTGGCCCTTCCCGATGGTCGCACCCAAATTGTGAGCTACAACGTGGCCGATGCTTATTCCGGTTATGTGGCTGATGTCAGATACGAAGGAGAGGCCAAGTACGAGCCTTACCACCCATCCCCCAAGCCCGCTTACCACCCTGCTCCCGCTTACCAAGCTTAA